A segment of the Amycolatopsis thermophila genome:
CCGGCTCTCGATCGAGCCGTCCCTCCGCTGGATGCGGAGCACGCTCGGGCGATCGGCGCGCGCCAGCTTCGCGGCCGCGCGCACCGCGTCCCGCTTGCGTTCGTGGTGCGACACCACGACCTGA
Coding sequences within it:
- a CDS encoding DUF2188 domain-containing protein, which gives rise to MARTVYWVSPMMGSWDVRRGQVVVSHHERKRDAVRAAAKLARADRPSVLRIQRRDGSIESRRLYGNDPLPAPG